The DNA window CACCCTCGGCTGGCCAGCGACCGTGACCGGCGAGGTCGTCAACCGCTCCGATCGCACTCTGGATTCCGTGGTCATCAAAGCGAAGTTCTACAGCGCCGACAACGTCCGCCTGACCGAGGGGACGGCCGAGATCCTCGAACTGGAGCCGGGAGAAGTCGCCCTGTTCTCGATCGAAGCACCGGAGTACACGGCGCGGATATTCTACGCCAAGGTGTTTGTGGATTCGTTCACCGTCGATTGTCAGGAAGAGCCGTACCCACAACGATCCGATGAGACTGATAGCTGATCTTCACATCCATTCGCACTACTCGCGGGCGACGAGCCCGCAGACCGACCTTCCCAACCTCGCTCATTGGGCCAAGGTGAAGGGGATCGACGTGTTGGGGACGGGCGACTTTACCCATCCCCGCTGGTTCGCCGAGCTCAAGGCCAACCTCGTCCCGGAGGGAAACGGCCTCTACACCTACGCCGGGGTGCGGTTCATGCTCACCGCCGAGCTGTCGGCGATCTGGTCGCAGGGGGGAAAGGTGCGCAAGGTACACCTGTTGATCCTTGCTCCGTCGCTGGAGGCGGTCGCCCGGATCAACCAGGAGCTGGGGAGGATCGGAAACCTCGCTGCTGATGGCCGGCCAACGTTCGGAAGCTCGGCGATCAACCTGGTTGAGATAATCTGGAGCGCAGCTCCGGACGCGGTCGTGATCCCGGCGCACGCCTGGACTCCGTGGTTCTCGGTGTTCGGATCGCGGTCGGGGTTCGATACGCTTGCGGAGTGCTTCGGGCAGTACACCGAGCGGATATTCGCGATCGAGACGGGGCTGTCAAGCGATCCGCCGATGAACTGGCGCCTGTCCGCCCTCGACTCGATCACCCTGATCTCTAATTCCGATGCTCATTCCCCGGCGAAACTCGGCCGCGAGGCGACCCTGTTCGATCTGCCTGCCCCAAGCTATGCTGGGATGATCGATGCGATGCGCTCGCGCGACCCAAAGCGGTTCCTGGGGACGATCGAGTTCTTCCCCGAGGAGGGGAAGTATCACTACGACGGGCACCGCGCCTGCGGGGTCGTCCTCCCCCCGCGCGAGGCGATCAAGCGCGGCAACCGCTGCCCTGTCTGCGGGAAACCGCTCACCGTCGGGGTGATGCACCGGGTGGAGGACCTTGCCGATCGTCCTCCT is part of the Candidatus Bipolaricaulota bacterium genome and encodes:
- a CDS encoding DNA helicase UvrD — its product is MRLIADLHIHSHYSRATSPQTDLPNLAHWAKVKGIDVLGTGDFTHPRWFAELKANLVPEGNGLYTYAGVRFMLTAELSAIWSQGGKVRKVHLLILAPSLEAVARINQELGRIGNLAADGRPTFGSSAINLVEIIWSAAPDAVVIPAHAWTPWFSVFGSRSGFDTLAECFGQYTERIFAIETGLSSDPPMNWRLSALDSITLISNSDAHSPAKLGREATLFDLPAPSYAGMIDAMRSRDPKRFLGTIEFFPEEGKYHYDGHRACGVVLPPREAIKRGNRCPVCGKPLTVGVMHRVEDLADRPPDDLPTDRPPFRSLVPLPEIIAQALGTGVNTKGVSQEYDRLIKRFGSEFRILLDLPEEELASGVPARILDGIRKVRRRELVIEPGYDGVYGTVKIPIEAEEPKQLKLF